The following coding sequences lie in one Anguilla anguilla isolate fAngAng1 chromosome 14, fAngAng1.pri, whole genome shotgun sequence genomic window:
- the nxnl2 gene encoding nucleoredoxin-like protein 2 encodes MVEVFSGRTLLNKESVVVDPEEALRNKVVGLYFSAGWCPPCRDFTPILCEFYTDLVEENDPPAQFEIVFISSDKSSEDMIEYYHDMHGDWLVLPWHDQYKHDLKKKYNITAVPKLVIVKESGEVITDKGRKQIRDRGLACFRNWLEAAEIFQNFRG; translated from the exons ATGGTGGAAGTGTTTTCTGGACGAACTCTTTTGAATAAAGAAAGCGTAGTCGTTGACCCAGAGGAGGCTCTCAGAAACAAAGTAGTTGGTTTGTATTTCTCTGCGGGTTGGTGCCCACCTTGCCGCGATTTCACTCCCATCCTGTGTGAGTTTTACACGGATCTGGTAGAGGAGAACGACCCGCCTGCTCAATTCGAAATAGTCTTCATTTCGTCCGACAAGTCTTCTGAGGATATGATCGAGTATTATCACGACATGCACGGAGATTGGTTGGTCTTACCCTGGCATGATCAATATAAACA CGACTTGAAAAAGAAGTACAATATCACGGCTGTACCAAAGCTAGTGATTGTGAAGGAAAGCGGAGAGGTTATCACAGacaaaggaagaaaacaaatccGAGACCGAGGGCTTGCATGCTTCAGGAACTGGTTGGAGGCGGCAGAAATCTTCCAAAACTTTAGGGGCTAG
- the LOC118212921 gene encoding spindlin-Z, with the protein MKTPFGKTAGQRSRADAGHAGVSAGMMKKTKNSHKKHKTNVGPSKPVSQPRRNIVGCRIQHNWKEGGGPATQWKGTVLDQVPVNPSLYLIKYDGFDCVYGLELHKDDRVQGLEVLPDRIASSRISDAHLADTMIGKAVEHMFETEDGSKDEWRGMVLARAPIMNTWFYITYEKDPVLYMYQLLDDYKEGDLRIMPDSNDSPPAEREPGEVVDSLVGKQVEYAKEDGSKRTGMVIHQVEAKPSVYFIKFDDDFHIYVYDLVKTS; encoded by the exons ATGAAGACCCCATTCGGGAAGACAGCGGGCCAGAGATCCAGAGCTGATGCAG GGCACGCAGGTGTTTCTGCAGGTATGATGAAGAAGACAAAAAATTCCCACAA GAAGCACAAGACCAACGTGGGGCCCAGCAAGCCTGTGTCGCAGCCCAGGCGGAACATCGTGGGCTGCAGGATACAGCACAACTGGAAGGAGGGCGGCGGCCCCGCCACGCAGTGGAAAGGCACGGTCCTGGACCAGGTCCCCGTCAACCCCTCGCTCTACCTGATCAAGTACGACGGCTTCGACTGCGTCTACGGCCTGGAGCTCCACAAGGACGACCGGGTGCAAGGCCTCGAGGTCTTACCGGACCGAATCG CCTCCTCTAGGATCAGCGACGCCCACCTGGCGGACACCATGATAGGCAAGGCCGTGGAGCACATGTTCGAGACGGAGGACGGGTCCAAGGACGAGTGGCGGGGCATGGTGCTGGCGCGGGCTCCCATTATGAACACGTGGTTTTATATCACCTACGAGAAGGACCCCGTTTTATACATGTACCAGCTCCTAGACGACTACAAAGAGGGCGACCTTCGAATAATGCCCGATTCGA ACGATTCGCCCCCTGCGGAACGCGAGCCAGGGGAGGTGGTGGACAGCCTGGTGGGCAAACAGGTGGAGTATGCCAAAGAAGATGGCTCCAAAAGAACTGGCATGGTCATCCATCAGGTCGAGGCCAAACCATCCGTGTATTTCATCAAGTTTGACGACGACTTCCATATCTACGTCTACGATTTGGTAAAAACATCCTAG